Sequence from the Fusobacterium periodonticum 1_1_41FAA genome:
TTTCTACAGCTAACTCTATAGCAGAAGCTAAATCTTCTATATAGCCAAACTGAACTATATTATTTCCTTTATTTGGGATATAGATAGGTAGATTATATTTTATTCTTGAAAAGAAGTAATTTTCTCTATCTAAATTATTACCTATTCCATAGATATAAAAAGGACGGAATATAGTATATTTAAAATTATATAATCTCGAATTCTCAATAGTTTTTATTTCAGCTAGATATTTATTTTTTGCATAGTCACCCCAAGCTGGATTTTCTCCTGTTGGGTCCTCTTCTTTAGCAGGACTTTCTGTTATATCAGTGTAAATAGAGGCACTACTTATTAAGATATATTGTTTAAATTTATTTTTCATAACTCTTTGTAAAATTTCAACTTGCTCTTCTGTATATGCTGAAATATCGATAATAACATCTACCTCTATATTTTTTAAAATATTTTTCATTTCAGAGATGTTTTTTCTATCTGCTTTTAAAAAGATGGCATTATCTAAATTTTTCCTAATTCCTCTATTTAAAACATAAACCTTATAATTTTTTTCTAAGAATTTTTTTGCAACTTCTTTTCCGACGAACTGATTACCTCCCATAACTAAAATTTTTTTCATAATCTAACCTCTTTTCATATAAAAGTTTTATATCAGTTATATTATATCTTAAATTTAGTTATTTTTCCAGTTAGTGTACAATATTTTTTAAAACACTAATTTACTTTTAATGATTTTTTCTTCAGCAACCTTTTTAAGAGTTTTTAATTCTGAGTGTTTAGCAATTAATTCAGTTTTTTTAGCTTCAATAATAGCTTTCTTTTCATTTAAAGTTTTTAATTTAGAATTCAATAAATCCATTTCAGCTAAAACTACTTCAAGTTCTCTATTAAGATTTTCTTTTATATAGAAATGATCTTCTTCAAAGTTTGCTTCAGCTTCCTTTTTTTCCCTCCCAAGAAAAATATTTTATAAATAATATAGCATTTTTTTAAAAAATATCATAGTAAGAAAATTAGAGCTATGGTATAATAAAAAGGAATGAAAAAAATTATGGAGGTTATAAAATGATAGCAACAGCTAGTCTTGGAATGAGATTTTCTGGTAGAAAATTATTTGAAGATGTAAATTTAAAATTTACTCCTGGAAACTGTTATGGAGTTATAGGTGCAAACGGAGCTGGAAAGTCAACATTTGTAAAAATTCTTTCTGGAGAGTTGGAAGCAACTGAGGGAGAAGTTATATTTGATAAAAATAAAAGAATGTCTGTTTTAAAACAAGACCACTTCCAATATGAAGAAGAAGAAGTTTTAAATGTTGTTCTTATGGGAAATAAAAAGTTATGGGATATCATGGTAGAAAAAAATGCCATTTATGCTAAGACTGATTTTACTGATGAAGATGGAATAAGAGCTGCAGAACTTGAAGGAGAATTTGCTGAACTTAATGGTTGGGAAGCAGAAACAGAAGCAGAAACTTTACTTATGGGACTTAAAATTGGAGCAGATTTACATCATAAACTGATGAAAGAATTAACTGAGCCAGAAAAAGTTAAGGTTCTACTTGCACAAGCACTTTTTGGTGAACCAGATGTTTTACTTTTAGATGAGCCTACAAACGGACTTGATGTAAAGGCAATAAGTTGGTTAGAAAACTTTATCATGGGACTTGAAAATTCAACAGTTATTGTTGTATCGCATGATAGACACTTTTTAAATAAAGTTTGTACTCATATCACAGATATAGATTATGGTAAAATTAAAATGTATGTTGGAAACTATGATTTCTGGTATGAATCAAATGAACTTATGAAAACTTTAATCAATAATAAGAATAAAAAGTTAGAACAAAAGAGACAAGAATTACAAGAATTCATTGCTAGATTTAGTGCTAATGCCTCTAAGTCTAAACAAGCAACTTCAAGAAAGAAACAATTAGAAAAATTACAACTTGAAGATATGCAAATGTCTAACAGAAAATATCCATTTGTTGAATTTAAACCTGAAAGAGAAGCTGGAAATAACTTATTAAAGGTTGAAAATCTTTCAAAAACTATTGAAGGAGTAAAGGTTTTAGATAATGTTTCTTTCACAATAGAAACGGGAGATAAGGTCGTTTTCTTAGCTAAGAATGACTTAGTTAAAACAACTCTACTATCTATTTTAGCTGGAGAAATTGAACCTGATTCAGGATCTTATACTTGGGGAGTTACAACTAGCCAAGCGTATATGCCAAGAGATAACAGTGCATATTTTAATAATACAGATGTAAATTTAATAGAGTGGTTAAGACCATATTCACCTGATGAACACGAAGCATTTATTAGAGGATTCTTAGGAAGAATGTTATTCTCAGGAGATGAAACATTGAAGAAAGTTTCTGTTTTATCTGGAGGAGAAAAAGTTAGATGTATGTTATCTAAATTAATGCTTTCAGGAGCAAATGTTCTTTTATTTGATAACCCAAGTGACCACTTAGACTTGGAATCAATTACGTCTTTAAATAAGGCCTTAATTAAATTTAAAGGAACAATTTTATTTGGAGCTCATGACCATGAGTTTATACAAACAGTTGCAAATAGAATTATTGAAATAACACCAAAAGGTATTGTTGATAAAGTAACAACATATGATGAATATCTAGAAGATGAAACTATTCAAGCTAGATTAGAAGAAATGTATGCTGAGTGAACTACTCACGGCTAACACCCTAACGAGTGCTAGAGCCACGAGAGTTCTAACACATTTAATAAAAAACGGGAGCTATATGCTCCCCCATTTTTATTTTATTTCATCATCAATTTTTAAATCTACATGAGGACAAGTTAATTCTTTGAAGTTAACTTTATCTAAGTTATTTAAGAAATTATTTTCAACCTCTTCTAAAGCTTTAAATATAACAGAACAACTTGTTTGTCCAACAACACAGCTTCTATCTTTTATTATAATTTCTTCTTCAATAGTTTCAACCGCGTCTCTTAAAGTTATATCTTTCGGATCTTTATTTAATTTATAACCACCATTAGCACCTTTAAATATTTTTAAAAGACCTTTTTTCTCCATCTTTTTTAAAACTCTAATACTAAATAGATGAGGAATATTTTCATTTTCAGCAATTTCTGTTGATGTTACTATTCTATCTTTGTCTTGTAAAGATAGATAATTTAAAATTCTAAAAACATACTCAATTTCATTTTTAAGTTTCATCCGTTCTCTCCTATCCTGTATAATTATTCAAACACTTCTGTTGCATTATTTACTTCTTGACCAAGAGATGCTTTAATTGCTACTATTGCAACTTCTAATTCATCTAAATCGGGTTCTCTAGTTGTAATCTTTTGTAAAGCAAGTCCTGGTAATGAAATTAGTTTTATCAATGGATTATTTAGATGACAACTACTGTATTTTTGCAATTCATATGATAAACTTGCTATTACTGGCATAAGTACAATTCTAACTACCACTTTTAATAAAAATTTACTAAATAAATTAGTTGGTATAGGTAAAGCATAATCTATCACAGAAAATACTATTATTGCAATAAACATTACGATAAATAAGAAACTTGTTCCACATCTTGGATGTAATGTTGTAAATTTTTTGGCATTTTCTGGAGTAAGTTCAAGTCCATTTTCATAAGTGTATATAGATTTATGCTCAGCCCCATGATATTCAAAAACTCTTCCAACTTCTTTAGAAAAAGAAATTCCCCAAATATAACCTATAAAAATAATAAGTCTTAGTATAGCTTCAGTTAAATTCGCATACATTTTATTTTCTGGAAATGCAAAACTTCCAACTAATGAAGGAAGAACTATAAAAATTCCTATTCCTAATGCCAAAGAAAATAAAGTTGTGAATACTGCCTCTTTATGACTTAGTTTTTCATCTTCTTCTCCTGCTTGATTGGCAGAAAAAGTAAGTTCTTTTACTCCTATTACAAGAGATTCAAATAACATTAAGACACCTCTTATAAAAGGTTTTTTAGCAAAATTGCTATTCTTACCAATAATTTTAGTTTTTTTGTATACAATTTCTCCACTAGGTTTTCTAACAGCTGTTGCAAGGCATTCTGTTCCTCTCATCATAACCCCTTCAATAACAGCTTGTCCTCCAATGGAAGGTCTATTATTATTACTCATAATCAACTCCTTATCTATTTTTTGACTGATTTTAATATAACAAATGTTATATCATCATTTTGTTCGTAATCTTTTCTGAAATCCTCAATAGCTTCAAGTATTTTTCCTTTAATTTCTTTAGAAGAAAGATTTTTATTTTTATATACTACATCTAAAAGTCTTTCAGTTCCAAATAGTTCTCTTTTTTTATTTTCACATTCTACAATACCATCAGTATAAAATACTACTATATCACCATTTTTAAGCTCAAAACTGCTTTCTTTATAAGAATAGTTTTCAATAAAACCAACAGCCACTCCTTTTGTTCCGTATAGTTCTACAGTATCACTTTCTTTTCTATATACAACTAAAGGATTATGACCAGCACTTGAATAAGTAAATACAGAAGAGTTTAAGTCAAGTTCTGTATTCATAACAGTTATAAACATATCTTCAGTTATATCAGGATAAACTATTTTATTAAATAAATTAAGTTCTTCAGCTGGCTTGAAATTAGAAACATAATTTATAGTTTTTAACATAGACCTTGATAAAGCCATAAGAAAAGAAGCTGGAACACCCTTACCACTTACATCAGCTATAGTGATAGATAAAATATTGTCCTTTAAAGCAAGATCGTAGTAATCTCCACCAATTTCCTTAGCTGGAGAAAAATATGTTGCTATATCCATGCCTTTTATTTTTTCAAAACCTTTAGGTAATATTTGCTTTTGAATAGAAGAAGCTAATTCTAATTCTTGAGAAATTCTTTCTTTTTCCAAAAGCTCAGCATAACTTATTGCATTGTCGATAGCAATAGAAGCCTGTATTCCAAGGGCAGATACCATTTCGTTATTGATTTCTAATAATTGATCTTTGTTTTGAACTAAAAATATTACCCCTAATTGTCTTTCTTTAACTTTCAATGGAGTAATAATAACTTTTTCATCATTTAGAATAGTTATTTTTCTCGATAAATCAGAATAAATTTTACTGAAATCTTCATTTGTAAATTTTGTTAAAAGATTCATAGGAAACGACATAGATTCAGTGTAATCTATACTACCCTTTATTTTTTTATTAACTAAGTTCTCACCTTCCCAAAGATAGATTGAAATTCGACTTGTTGCCGTTAACACAAAGTAAGCATCAGCAAGAGTTTCAACAATTTTATCTATGTTGAACATAGAAAGAGCTACTCTTGAAATATGATTGAGATTTGATAAATTTCTTACTCTTTTTTCCAAAAGGCTGTTTGTATATTCAAGTTGAGAAGATTTAGAAACTAGAGTACTGTATGTAACATCTAGTTCATTTCTATACACTTTTAATTCATCTATAGAGTTGTTTAATTCGTTTTCCTGTTTGATGATCTTCTCTAAAGTTTGGTTGTATTCTGTTTTTATATTGTCAGGAAGATCATTTAGTCTTTCTTTATTATTTAAACCTGAAACAATTTTTAACTCTTCATTAATATAATGATTTACTAGTTTTTTGATATATATGTAGGTAAAAAACATAAAAATTAGAAATGCTACTATCATGTAAAATGCGATTATCATATATACCTCCGAAAAATAAACTAAATACATTATATAATTTTTATTTTAAAATTTCTATACCTTATTTATTTTATATGATTTTTTATTTCTAATGCAACTTTTTCAGGAACTATTTCTTTTAACTCTTCAATACTTGCTTTTTTTATAGCAGTAACAGAACCAAACTTTGTAAGTAATTTTTTTCTTCTAACTTCACCAATACCTTCAATTCTATCAAGCTCAGAAGAAAT
This genomic interval carries:
- a CDS encoding SDR family oxidoreductase translates to MKKILVMGGNQFVGKEVAKKFLEKNYKVYVLNRGIRKNLDNAIFLKADRKNISEMKNILKNIEVDVIIDISAYTEEQVEILQRVMKNKFKQYILISSASIYTDITESPAKEEDPTGENPAWGDYAKNKYLAEIKTIENSRLYNFKYTIFRPFYIYGIGNNLDRENYFFSRIKYNLPIYIPNKGNNIVQFGYIEDLASAIELAVENSDFYGQVFNISGDEYVAITEFAEICGKIMNKKSIIKHIDTEEKNIKARDWFPFREVNLFGDISKLENTGFRNKYSLIKGLEKTYKYNEEHDLIIEPNLNEIEKEN
- a CDS encoding ABC-F family ATP-binding cassette domain-containing protein; this translates as MIATASLGMRFSGRKLFEDVNLKFTPGNCYGVIGANGAGKSTFVKILSGELEATEGEVIFDKNKRMSVLKQDHFQYEEEEVLNVVLMGNKKLWDIMVEKNAIYAKTDFTDEDGIRAAELEGEFAELNGWEAETEAETLLMGLKIGADLHHKLMKELTEPEKVKVLLAQALFGEPDVLLLDEPTNGLDVKAISWLENFIMGLENSTVIVVSHDRHFLNKVCTHITDIDYGKIKMYVGNYDFWYESNELMKTLINNKNKKLEQKRQELQEFIARFSANASKSKQATSRKKQLEKLQLEDMQMSNRKYPFVEFKPEREAGNNLLKVENLSKTIEGVKVLDNVSFTIETGDKVVFLAKNDLVKTTLLSILAGEIEPDSGSYTWGVTTSQAYMPRDNSAYFNNTDVNLIEWLRPYSPDEHEAFIRGFLGRMLFSGDETLKKVSVLSGGEKVRCMLSKLMLSGANVLLFDNPSDHLDLESITSLNKALIKFKGTILFGAHDHEFIQTVANRIIEITPKGIVDKVTTYDEYLEDETIQARLEEMYAE
- a CDS encoding Rrf2 family transcriptional regulator; this translates as MKLKNEIEYVFRILNYLSLQDKDRIVTSTEIAENENIPHLFSIRVLKKMEKKGLLKIFKGANGGYKLNKDPKDITLRDAVETIEEEIIIKDRSCVVGQTSCSVIFKALEEVENNFLNNLDKVNFKELTCPHVDLKIDDEIK
- a CDS encoding DUF1385 domain-containing protein: MSNNNRPSIGGQAVIEGVMMRGTECLATAVRKPSGEIVYKKTKIIGKNSNFAKKPFIRGVLMLFESLVIGVKELTFSANQAGEEDEKLSHKEAVFTTLFSLALGIGIFIVLPSLVGSFAFPENKMYANLTEAILRLIIFIGYIWGISFSKEVGRVFEYHGAEHKSIYTYENGLELTPENAKKFTTLHPRCGTSFLFIVMFIAIIVFSVIDYALPIPTNLFSKFLLKVVVRIVLMPVIASLSYELQKYSSCHLNNPLIKLISLPGLALQKITTREPDLDELEVAIVAIKASLGQEVNNATEVFE
- a CDS encoding PP2C family protein-serine/threonine phosphatase, with protein sequence MIIAFYMIVAFLIFMFFTYIYIKKLVNHYINEELKIVSGLNNKERLNDLPDNIKTEYNQTLEKIIKQENELNNSIDELKVYRNELDVTYSTLVSKSSQLEYTNSLLEKRVRNLSNLNHISRVALSMFNIDKIVETLADAYFVLTATSRISIYLWEGENLVNKKIKGSIDYTESMSFPMNLLTKFTNEDFSKIYSDLSRKITILNDEKVIITPLKVKERQLGVIFLVQNKDQLLEINNEMVSALGIQASIAIDNAISYAELLEKERISQELELASSIQKQILPKGFEKIKGMDIATYFSPAKEIGGDYYDLALKDNILSITIADVSGKGVPASFLMALSRSMLKTINYVSNFKPAEELNLFNKIVYPDITEDMFITVMNTELDLNSSVFTYSSAGHNPLVVYRKESDTVELYGTKGVAVGFIENYSYKESSFELKNGDIVVFYTDGIVECENKKRELFGTERLLDVVYKNKNLSSKEIKGKILEAIEDFRKDYEQNDDITFVILKSVKK